A genomic region of Alkalispirillum mobile contains the following coding sequences:
- a CDS encoding aminopeptidase P N-terminal domain-containing protein, whose amino-acid sequence MAPAEYAARRQELMQFIGEDGIAIIPGATEKVRNRDVHYPFRQDSDFRYLTGFPEPDAVAVLVPGREQGAFLLFCRERNPEREVWDGPRAGQEGAVRDYGADDAFPIEDIDDILPGLMEGRERVHYTMGLDKVFDQRVIGWTREVRARSRGARRGPEEFAALEHHLHEMRLIKRPEEVVCMRRAARVTEAAHIRAMQSCRPGMMEYQLEAGFLDAFRRAGGEPAYPSIVGGGGNGCVLHYILNQDELRDNQLVLIDAGCELAGYAADVTRTFPVNGRFSAEQRAVYDVVLAAQYAAIDAVRPGVSWNLAHERATEVLVDGLLDLGILQGDRAQVIEEEQYKRFFPHRTGHWLGMDVHDVGDYRIDGEWRELEPGMTLTIEPGLYIAPDCPEVDPRWHGIGVRIEDDLLVTRDGHENLTPEVPKAPDAIEALMAEARR is encoded by the coding sequence ATGGCCCCTGCCGAGTACGCCGCCCGTCGCCAGGAACTGATGCAATTCATCGGGGAGGACGGCATTGCCATCATCCCCGGCGCCACCGAGAAGGTGCGCAACCGCGACGTGCACTACCCCTTCCGCCAGGACAGTGACTTCCGCTACCTCACCGGCTTTCCCGAGCCGGACGCCGTGGCCGTGCTGGTCCCGGGGCGGGAACAGGGGGCCTTCCTGCTCTTTTGCCGCGAGCGCAACCCCGAGCGCGAGGTCTGGGACGGCCCCCGGGCCGGCCAAGAGGGCGCGGTACGTGACTACGGCGCCGACGACGCCTTTCCCATCGAGGACATCGACGACATCCTGCCCGGGCTGATGGAGGGCCGCGAGCGGGTCCACTACACCATGGGGCTGGATAAGGTGTTCGACCAGCGGGTGATCGGCTGGACCCGCGAGGTACGCGCCCGCAGCCGCGGTGCCCGGCGCGGCCCCGAGGAGTTCGCGGCCCTGGAACACCACCTGCACGAGATGCGCCTGATCAAACGCCCGGAGGAGGTGGTCTGCATGCGCCGCGCCGCCCGGGTCACCGAGGCGGCCCACATCCGCGCCATGCAGAGCTGCCGGCCGGGCATGATGGAGTACCAGCTGGAGGCCGGGTTTCTGGACGCGTTCCGCCGCGCCGGCGGCGAACCCGCCTACCCGAGCATTGTCGGCGGCGGCGGCAACGGCTGCGTGCTGCACTACATCCTCAACCAGGACGAGCTGCGCGATAATCAGCTGGTGCTGATCGACGCCGGCTGCGAGCTGGCCGGCTACGCCGCCGACGTCACCCGCACCTTCCCGGTGAACGGTCGCTTCAGCGCAGAGCAACGGGCCGTCTACGACGTGGTCCTGGCCGCCCAGTACGCGGCCATCGACGCCGTGCGCCCGGGGGTGAGCTGGAACCTGGCCCACGAGCGCGCCACCGAGGTGCTGGTGGACGGCCTGCTGGACCTGGGCATTCTCCAAGGCGACCGGGCACAGGTCATCGAAGAGGAGCAATACAAGCGCTTCTTCCCGCACCGCACCGGCCACTGGCTGGGCATGGACGTGCACGACGTGGGTGACTACCGCATAGACGGCGAGTGGCGCGAGCTGGAACCGGGCATGACCCTGACCATCGAGCCCGGGCTCTACATCGCCCCGGACTGTCCGGAGGTCGACCCGCGCTGGCACGGCATCGGCGTGCGCATTGAGGACGACCTGCTGGTCACCCGCGACGGCCACGAGAACCTCACGCCGGAGGTCCCCAAGGCTCCGGATGCCATCGAGGCGCTGATGGCGGAGGCCCGGCGATGA
- the ubiH gene encoding 2-octaprenyl-6-methoxyphenyl hydroxylase encodes MSRYDVVIAGGGLVGGCLAVALGQTGLRVAVLEAVASDAASQPSYDDRTTALSPVSRRILEALDLWPDLQGEITPIREIHISEQAGFGYTRMRADREGVPALGYLVPNRRFGQVLPQRLQHQPGLDYLAPARAVATRTTAHGIELTAEDDEGRQQLLKARLVVAADGARSVLREQWDLPLHEHDYGSHAVIANLTPGEDHRGRAYERFTPDGPMALLPTTGGRCALVWSVADDELHDVLALDDAAFLDQVQRRFGYRLGRFRQVGRRAHYPLRGHVVTQPLAPRGVVIGNAAHTMHPVAGQGLNLALRDVAWLAQLLAEAERRGEDVGHPALLQRYARQRQADTRLIMGFTHLLLASFGNRLPGLRAGRNLALKWLDIVPPARRAFMKLGMGLGTPLPALAAGCPLNREEPR; translated from the coding sequence ATGAGTCGGTACGACGTGGTGATCGCCGGGGGCGGGCTGGTGGGCGGCTGCCTGGCCGTGGCCCTGGGCCAGACCGGCCTGCGCGTGGCCGTGCTCGAGGCCGTAGCCAGCGATGCCGCGAGCCAGCCCAGCTACGACGACCGCACCACCGCCCTGTCGCCGGTCTCCCGCCGCATCCTCGAGGCACTGGACCTCTGGCCCGACCTGCAGGGCGAGATCACCCCCATCCGCGAGATCCACATCTCCGAACAGGCCGGCTTTGGCTACACCCGCATGCGCGCCGACCGCGAGGGCGTCCCGGCACTGGGCTACCTGGTGCCCAACCGCCGCTTCGGCCAGGTCCTGCCCCAGCGCCTGCAGCACCAGCCCGGCCTCGACTACCTGGCCCCGGCCCGCGCCGTGGCCACCCGCACCACCGCCCACGGCATCGAGCTGACCGCGGAGGATGACGAGGGCCGCCAGCAGCTCCTCAAGGCGCGGCTGGTGGTGGCGGCGGACGGGGCGCGCTCGGTGCTGCGCGAACAGTGGGACCTGCCGCTGCACGAGCACGACTACGGCAGCCACGCGGTGATCGCCAACCTCACCCCCGGCGAGGATCACCGCGGCCGTGCCTACGAGCGCTTCACCCCGGACGGGCCCATGGCCCTGCTGCCCACCACCGGCGGGCGCTGCGCCCTGGTGTGGTCGGTGGCGGACGACGAGTTGCACGACGTGCTGGCACTGGACGACGCCGCCTTCCTCGACCAGGTCCAGCGCCGCTTCGGCTACCGGCTGGGCCGCTTCCGCCAGGTGGGCCGGCGCGCCCACTACCCGCTGCGCGGCCACGTGGTCACCCAGCCGCTGGCCCCGCGGGGGGTCGTCATCGGCAATGCCGCCCACACCATGCACCCGGTGGCCGGCCAGGGCCTCAACCTGGCGCTGCGCGACGTGGCCTGGCTGGCGCAGCTGCTGGCGGAGGCCGAGCGGCGCGGCGAGGATGTAGGCCACCCCGCCCTGCTCCAGCGCTACGCCCGCCAGCGCCAGGCGGACACCCGGCTGATCATGGGCTTCACCCACCTGCTGCTGGCCAGCTTCGGCAACCGCCTGCCCGGACTGCGGGCCGGGCGCAACCTGGCGCTGAAATGGCTGGACATCGTGCCGCCGGCGCGCCGGGCCTTCATGAAACTGGGCATGGGGCTGGGAACACCGCTGCCGGCGCTGGCCGCTGGCTGCCCCCTGAACCGCGAGGAGCCGCGATGA
- a CDS encoding cold-shock protein: protein MAERETGTVKWFDNAKGFGFIQRPQGEDVFVHFRAIRGEGFRSLDEGQQVEFNVVRGPKGLQAEDVAAI from the coding sequence ATGGCAGAACGCGAGACCGGTACGGTCAAATGGTTTGATAACGCCAAGGGGTTTGGCTTCATCCAGCGCCCGCAGGGTGAAGATGTGTTCGTGCACTTCCGCGCGATCCGCGGGGAGGGCTTCCGCTCGTTGGACGAGGGCCAGCAGGTGGAGTTCAACGTGGTTCGCGGCCCCAAGGGCCTGCAGGCGGAGGACGTGGCGGCGATCTGA
- a CDS encoding EVE domain-containing protein, which yields MNYWLMKSEPDEFGIEDLKQRPDQTEPWDGVRNYQARNMMRDQMKVGDLAFFYHSNTKPPGIVGVVEVVREGYPDPTQFDPDDKHYDPKSDPDKPRWYLVDVTFKQMLPRKVTLHELKAQPQLEGMKLLARGNRLSVMPVAPEHWDYILQLAEQDPEG from the coding sequence ATGAACTACTGGCTGATGAAGTCCGAGCCGGACGAGTTCGGTATCGAGGACCTGAAGCAGCGCCCGGACCAGACCGAGCCCTGGGACGGGGTGCGCAACTACCAGGCGCGCAACATGATGCGCGACCAGATGAAGGTGGGGGATCTGGCCTTCTTCTACCACTCGAACACCAAGCCGCCGGGCATCGTCGGGGTCGTGGAGGTCGTGCGCGAGGGTTACCCCGACCCGACCCAGTTCGACCCCGATGACAAGCATTACGACCCCAAAAGTGACCCGGACAAGCCGCGCTGGTATCTGGTGGACGTGACGTTCAAGCAGATGCTGCCGCGCAAGGTTACGCTGCACGAGCTGAAAGCGCAGCCGCAGTTGGAGGGCATGAAGCTGCTGGCGCGGGGCAATCGGCTGTCCGTCATGCCGGTGGCGCCTGAGCATTGGGACTACATCCTGCAGCTGGCAGAGCAGGACCCGGAAGGCTGA
- a CDS encoding UbiH/UbiF/VisC/COQ6 family ubiquinone biosynthesis hydroxylase, whose translation MRIDYEAIIQGGGMVGLALALTLARAGLPVAVLEAQAPRRWRREDPVDQRVSALSVASERYLDRLGAWDAIRRARACPFHAIHAWDSEGGGSIDFDAHRYGEPHLAHIVENRLTQTTLWQQLSERDNARLIVPGSVQSWTAEAECLRVRLADGSECTTRLLVGADGARSPLRERAGIGHSVRPYGQHGVVGTVWPEHHHGGIARQRFLPTGPLALLPLSDGSCSIVWSCPEAQAAELLELPEARFRERLTQASESVLGPINACGPRAAFPLRRSHARRYIDRRLALVGDAAHTIHPLAGQGVNLGFMDAATLAEEMLAAHERGRDPGGPAVLHRYQRRRLGANHLMQTGMDAFHWLFANDLPPLAALRSAGLNLTDRFTPAKSLFMAHAMGLSGELPELARPHLR comes from the coding sequence ATGAGGATCGACTACGAGGCCATCATCCAGGGGGGTGGCATGGTCGGCCTGGCCCTGGCCCTGACGCTGGCTCGCGCGGGGCTGCCGGTGGCCGTGCTGGAGGCCCAGGCCCCACGCCGCTGGCGCCGGGAGGACCCGGTGGACCAGCGGGTATCGGCGTTGTCGGTGGCCTCGGAACGCTACCTGGACCGGCTGGGCGCCTGGGACGCCATCCGCCGCGCCCGCGCCTGCCCGTTCCACGCCATCCACGCCTGGGACAGCGAAGGCGGTGGATCGATAGACTTCGATGCCCACCGCTACGGCGAACCGCACCTGGCGCACATCGTCGAAAACCGCCTGACCCAGACCACCCTCTGGCAGCAGCTCTCGGAGCGGGACAACGCGCGGTTGATCGTGCCGGGCAGCGTCCAGTCCTGGACCGCCGAGGCCGAATGCCTCCGGGTCCGCCTGGCCGATGGCAGCGAGTGCACCACGCGGCTGCTGGTGGGGGCGGACGGGGCCCGCTCGCCGCTGCGCGAGCGGGCCGGCATCGGACACAGCGTCCGCCCGTACGGCCAGCACGGGGTGGTGGGCACCGTCTGGCCGGAGCACCACCACGGCGGCATCGCCCGGCAGCGCTTTTTGCCGACCGGGCCGCTCGCCCTGCTGCCACTGTCCGACGGCAGTTGCTCCATCGTCTGGTCCTGCCCGGAGGCCCAGGCAGCGGAGCTACTGGAACTGCCCGAGGCGCGCTTCCGCGAGCGGCTGACCCAGGCCAGCGAGTCTGTGCTGGGGCCGATCAACGCCTGCGGCCCCCGGGCGGCCTTTCCGCTGCGCCGGTCCCACGCCCGCCGCTATATCGACCGGCGGCTGGCCCTGGTGGGCGATGCGGCGCACACCATCCACCCCCTGGCCGGCCAGGGCGTCAACCTGGGCTTCATGGACGCGGCCACCCTGGCCGAGGAGATGCTGGCCGCCCACGAGCGGGGTCGCGACCCGGGTGGGCCGGCGGTGTTGCACCGCTACCAGCGCCGGCGGCTGGGCGCCAACCACCTGATGCAGACTGGCATGGACGCCTTCCACTGGCTGTTCGCCAATGACCTGCCGCCGCTGGCGGCCCTGCGCAGCGCCGGGCTGAATCTGACCGACCGCTTCACCCCGGCCAAGTCGCTGTTCATGGCACACGCCATGGGGCTCAGCGGCGAGTTGCCGGAATTGGCCCGTCCTCACCTGCGCTAA
- a CDS encoding 5-formyltetrahydrofolate cyclo-ligase — translation MSAVAPEKPLDRQRLRQMMRARRRAQPLAVRRKAARALARRVSRHPLLRNVRRLAAFLPADGEMDPRPLVHRLHRRGVRVYLPVVRPGTRVLRFRAWRPGQALRRNRFGIPEPLPNSTPLLRPVELDLVLTPLVAFDGRGGRLGMGGGFYDASFAFLGRWRWRTHPRLVGVAWSFQCVPELPLAPWDIPLHGVATERGIQVVGNGGVTRRR, via the coding sequence ATGTCCGCTGTTGCCCCCGAAAAACCGTTGGACCGCCAGCGCCTCCGCCAGATGATGCGCGCCCGTCGTCGTGCGCAGCCCCTGGCCGTGCGTCGCAAGGCCGCCCGAGCCCTGGCCCGACGCGTCTCGCGTCACCCGTTGCTGCGCAATGTGCGCCGGCTCGCCGCCTTTCTGCCCGCCGATGGCGAGATGGACCCGCGTCCGCTGGTGCACCGGCTGCACCGGCGGGGGGTCCGCGTCTACCTGCCGGTGGTCCGGCCCGGTACCCGCGTGCTGCGCTTCCGCGCCTGGCGCCCCGGCCAAGCGTTGCGCCGCAACCGCTTCGGTATACCGGAGCCGCTGCCGAACAGCACCCCGTTGCTCCGCCCGGTTGAGCTGGACCTGGTGCTGACCCCGCTGGTGGCGTTCGACGGGAGGGGCGGCCGGCTGGGGATGGGGGGCGGTTTCTACGATGCCAGTTTTGCCTTTCTTGGCCGCTGGCGCTGGCGTACCCACCCCCGCCTGGTGGGCGTGGCCTGGTCCTTCCAGTGTGTGCCGGAGCTGCCACTCGCGCCCTGGGATATCCCGCTGCACGGGGTGGCGACGGAGCGGGGCATCCAGGTGGTTGGCAACGGGGGCGTTACGCGGCGTCGCTGA
- a CDS encoding TIGR02449 family protein — translation MADSVAEELIRLEQRVEALLKADARLREENRVLRQSLEQLNGERASLQEKNDLARSQIEAMISRLRAMEHS, via the coding sequence GTGGCTGATTCCGTTGCTGAAGAGCTGATTCGCCTGGAACAGCGCGTGGAGGCGCTGCTGAAGGCGGATGCGCGGCTCAGGGAAGAGAACCGGGTGCTTCGCCAGTCGTTGGAGCAGCTCAACGGCGAGCGGGCCAGTCTGCAGGAGAAGAACGACCTGGCCCGGTCGCAGATCGAGGCCATGATCAGCCGCCTGCGCGCCATGGAACACAGCTGA
- the gorA gene encoding glutathione-disulfide reductase, whose amino-acid sequence MEQHFDLLVVGGGSGGMATARRAASYGARVALVERSRLGGTCVNVGCVPKKVMWNAAHTADALHRAADYGFQVGPAALDWGELKSRRDAYIRRLNGIYGRNIDKAGITLLEGDARLVDARTVEVAGARYTASHILVATGGRPSRPDIPGQELGIDSDGFFELAEQPRRVAVVGAGYIAVELAGVLHHLGTQADLVVRREAPLRSFDPLIRDSLLEAMEQDGITVQTHSVPKALERADDGTLTLELEDGRHIGGYDQVIWAIGRDLCTDGLGLEAAGVERNGDGSIPVNAYQETNIQGIYAVGDIIGHHPLTPVAIAAGRRLADRLFGGQADRHLDYQCVPTVVFSHPPIGTVGLTEPEAREQYGEEEVEVFTTRFVAMDYAMGDDKRRSAMKLVTVGDNRRVVGAHLFGVGSDEMLQGFAVAIRMGATKQDLDDTVAIHPTAAEELVTLPG is encoded by the coding sequence ATGGAACAGCATTTTGACCTGTTGGTTGTCGGGGGCGGCAGCGGTGGCATGGCCACGGCGCGCCGGGCGGCCAGTTACGGGGCCAGAGTGGCCCTGGTCGAGCGCTCCCGCCTCGGCGGGACCTGCGTCAACGTGGGCTGTGTTCCCAAAAAGGTCATGTGGAACGCCGCCCACACGGCCGATGCCCTGCACCGGGCGGCCGATTACGGGTTCCAGGTGGGCCCGGCGGCGCTGGACTGGGGCGAGCTGAAGAGCCGGCGCGATGCCTATATCCGGCGGCTGAACGGCATCTACGGGCGCAACATCGACAAGGCGGGCATCACCCTGCTGGAAGGCGACGCCCGGCTGGTGGACGCCCGCACCGTCGAGGTGGCCGGTGCCCGTTACACCGCCAGTCACATCCTCGTGGCTACCGGCGGTCGGCCGAGTCGGCCCGATATCCCGGGCCAGGAACTGGGCATCGACTCCGACGGCTTCTTCGAGTTGGCCGAGCAGCCGCGCCGGGTGGCGGTGGTGGGCGCCGGTTACATCGCGGTGGAACTGGCCGGCGTGCTGCACCACCTGGGTACGCAGGCCGATCTGGTAGTGCGGCGCGAGGCACCGCTGCGCAGTTTCGACCCGCTGATCCGTGACAGCCTGCTGGAGGCGATGGAGCAGGATGGCATCACCGTGCAGACCCATTCCGTGCCCAAGGCGCTGGAACGGGCGGATGACGGCACCCTGACCCTGGAGCTGGAGGATGGCCGCCACATTGGTGGTTACGACCAGGTCATCTGGGCGATCGGCCGCGACCTGTGCACGGATGGCCTGGGGCTGGAGGCCGCCGGGGTGGAACGTAATGGTGATGGCAGTATCCCCGTCAACGCCTACCAGGAGACCAACATACAGGGTATCTACGCGGTGGGGGATATCATCGGCCACCATCCGCTCACGCCCGTGGCCATCGCCGCTGGTCGTCGGCTGGCCGACCGCCTTTTCGGCGGGCAGGCGGACCGCCACCTGGACTATCAATGCGTACCCACGGTGGTCTTCAGCCACCCGCCCATCGGCACGGTGGGACTCACCGAGCCCGAGGCCCGCGAGCAATACGGCGAGGAGGAGGTCGAGGTCTTTACCACGCGCTTTGTCGCCATGGATTACGCCATGGGCGATGACAAGCGGCGCAGCGCCATGAAGCTGGTAACGGTGGGCGATAACCGTCGGGTGGTGGGTGCCCACCTGTTCGGGGTGGGTTCGGACGAGATGCTGCAGGGGTTCGCCGTGGCCATACGCATGGGCGCCACCAAGCAGGATCTGGACGACACCGTCGCCATCCACCCCACAGCCGCGGAAGAGCTGGTCACCCTGCCGGGTTGA
- a CDS encoding alpha/beta hydrolase — protein MLRAVLIIGGTVLLAWLALTLIMALGQNRLVFLPHIPGRELDATPEARDLVYEDVELETRDGVRLHGWWLPHAEPRGSLLFLHGNAGNISHRLDSLEIFHQLGVSVLIIDYRGYGRSEGSPSEPGVYKDAEAALAWLQAEQGVSAEELILFGRSLGAAVAARTAAEHGARGLIVESAFTSAPDLGAELYPFLPVRLLARLELDTRAAVGRVDAPTLVVHSRQDDIVPFHHGEALYQAAAEPVGLLELRGDHNTGFLVSRDDYMAGLDDFLDRLP, from the coding sequence ATGCTTAGAGCAGTCCTGATCATCGGTGGTACGGTCCTGCTGGCCTGGTTGGCGCTGACCCTCATCATGGCGTTGGGCCAGAATCGGCTGGTCTTCCTGCCCCACATCCCGGGCCGGGAGCTCGACGCCACCCCGGAGGCCCGCGACCTGGTCTACGAGGACGTGGAGCTGGAGACCCGCGACGGCGTGCGCCTGCACGGCTGGTGGCTGCCGCACGCCGAGCCGCGCGGCAGCCTGCTGTTCCTGCACGGGAATGCGGGCAATATCTCCCATCGGCTGGACTCGCTGGAGATCTTCCATCAGTTGGGGGTATCGGTGCTGATCATCGACTACCGCGGCTATGGGCGCAGCGAGGGCAGCCCCAGCGAGCCCGGGGTCTACAAGGATGCCGAGGCGGCGCTGGCTTGGCTGCAGGCCGAGCAGGGGGTGTCGGCGGAGGAGCTGATCCTTTTCGGCCGCTCGCTGGGGGCGGCGGTGGCAGCGCGCACCGCGGCAGAACACGGCGCCCGGGGGTTGATCGTGGAGTCGGCCTTCACCAGCGCGCCGGACCTGGGGGCGGAGCTGTACCCCTTCCTGCCGGTCCGCCTGCTGGCGCGGCTGGAGCTGGATACGCGCGCGGCGGTGGGGCGGGTGGATGCCCCCACGCTGGTGGTCCACAGTCGTCAGGACGATATCGTGCCCTTCCACCACGGTGAGGCCCTTTACCAGGCCGCGGCTGAACCGGTGGGGCTGCTCGAACTGCGGGGCGATCACAACACCGGGTTTCTGGTCAGCCGGGACGACTACATGGCCGGGCTGGACGACTTTCTCGACCGTCTGCCTTGA
- a CDS encoding PP0621 family protein, with product MLGQILVIIVLILAWLGLRSVLRQLREQRERAAVADEQSQRRTRGKDRVEAMVRCDHCGVYVPRNEALQDAGQWYCSEEHRDAARRGG from the coding sequence ATGCTCGGACAGATTCTCGTCATTATAGTGCTCATCCTGGCCTGGCTGGGCTTGCGCTCGGTGTTGCGCCAACTGCGTGAGCAGCGCGAGCGGGCGGCGGTCGCCGATGAGCAGAGCCAGCGGCGCACGCGGGGCAAGGACCGGGTGGAGGCGATGGTCCGCTGTGATCATTGCGGGGTCTACGTGCCTCGCAACGAGGCGCTGCAGGATGCCGGGCAGTGGTACTGCAGCGAGGAGCACCGCGACGCCGCGCGCCGGGGGGGCTGA
- a CDS encoding cell division protein ZapA gives MTEPVKIQILDKEYMIGCPEEEKQGLLQSADYLHRKMKEIRDRGKVLGTDRIAVMAALNITYELLEARRENESMEDVRRRLRALDQRIAETTGD, from the coding sequence ATGACCGAACCCGTCAAGATCCAGATCCTGGACAAGGAATACATGATTGGCTGCCCCGAAGAGGAGAAGCAGGGGCTGCTGCAATCAGCCGATTATCTGCATCGGAAGATGAAGGAGATCCGGGATCGCGGCAAGGTGCTGGGTACCGATCGTATCGCGGTGATGGCGGCGCTCAACATCACCTACGAACTGCTGGAGGCGCGCCGGGAGAACGAGAGCATGGAGGACGTCCGCCGCCGGCTCCGTGCGCTGGACCAGCGTATCGCCGAGACCACCGGCGACTGA
- a CDS encoding UPF0149 family protein, whose product MRLEASYDDLERALAAINAGTHPAEAHGVLCGMSALPDGADKARWIAQVLDGTQPSGEAAKEVLMLLAGLYDEVQEQLEDKNLGFDLLLPDDGEALQVRADALSNWCQGFLYGLGVAGLPEIGDLPKDIREVLTDLGEISRVELDPEASEDNESAYTELVEYVRVAALLVRDNLHPLKPDAGPVPDKSTLH is encoded by the coding sequence ATGCGCCTGGAAGCAAGCTACGACGACCTCGAGCGCGCCCTCGCGGCCATCAACGCCGGCACCCACCCGGCAGAGGCCCACGGCGTGCTCTGCGGCATGAGCGCCCTCCCCGACGGCGCCGACAAGGCCCGCTGGATCGCCCAAGTGCTGGACGGCACGCAACCCAGCGGCGAGGCGGCCAAAGAGGTGCTGATGCTGCTGGCCGGCCTCTACGACGAGGTCCAGGAACAGCTCGAGGACAAGAACCTCGGCTTCGACCTCCTGTTGCCCGACGACGGCGAGGCGCTGCAGGTGCGCGCGGACGCCCTGTCCAACTGGTGCCAGGGCTTTCTTTACGGCCTGGGCGTGGCGGGGCTGCCGGAGATCGGCGACCTGCCCAAGGACATCCGCGAGGTGCTGACCGACCTGGGCGAAATATCCCGGGTGGAGCTGGACCCGGAGGCCAGCGAGGACAACGAGAGCGCCTACACCGAACTGGTCGAGTACGTCCGCGTCGCGGCCCTGCTGGTGCGCGACAACCTGCACCCGCTCAAGCCGGACGCCGGCCCCGTGCCGGACAAATCCACCCTGCACTGA
- a CDS encoding sensor histidine kinase, with the protein MTAPRTDVSHWVGLRVLCVYRIAVVLALLMLFMWARGEPLLLAVRWPDIFLSALLGYLAWAVVALFLQQRQLLPFAWQLHAQLGVDVITLGLLVAATGRMDGGLALLLLMAVAGGSLLLSNLRLALGLAAMATLTLLAVQGFVAVYAEGSAEGYTLVAMYGLGLFLLGAGGSLLSVRMRRVQALAERRGVDLANMQALNEHIVQHMEPGVIVVDDEGVIRLLNHSAMGWLATGRGSALEHVAPDLHRAVERWRQGARGDDPVVPVPGSGADVRVSISPLGRDAGGALLLLLEDEGGLRARVQQAKLAALGRLTASIAHEIRNPLSAILHAEQLLTESADLDEDDRRLLDIIRRHGRRLNSIVEDVQQLSRRGHSRREAVSLGPFLEDFRQRWQEQNGQASVRIDCRVSPAAPLVLFDPNHLHQVLTNLVENAARHARAGRDTVAVTLTGRSSGDGGVQLDVGDDGPGVPSEAAGSLFEPFFTTESSGSGLGLFICRELCESNRARLQLLNPGEPGALFRITLQAAPPEKRAGWQEPAASLSAGEDGPIPATRR; encoded by the coding sequence ATGACTGCCCCGCGGACGGACGTTAGCCACTGGGTGGGCCTTCGGGTTCTCTGCGTCTATCGCATCGCCGTGGTGCTGGCGCTACTGATGCTCTTCATGTGGGCCCGGGGCGAGCCGCTGCTGCTCGCCGTTCGCTGGCCCGATATCTTTCTGAGTGCATTGCTGGGCTACCTGGCCTGGGCGGTCGTTGCGCTGTTCCTGCAGCAGCGCCAATTGCTGCCCTTTGCCTGGCAATTGCACGCGCAGTTGGGCGTAGATGTCATCACGCTGGGGTTGCTGGTGGCGGCCACCGGCCGCATGGACGGCGGCCTGGCCCTGCTCCTGCTGATGGCCGTGGCCGGCGGCAGCCTGCTGCTGTCGAACCTGCGCCTGGCGCTGGGCCTGGCCGCCATGGCCACGCTGACCCTGCTGGCGGTGCAGGGCTTCGTTGCGGTGTACGCCGAGGGCAGTGCCGAGGGCTACACCCTGGTTGCCATGTACGGGCTGGGCCTGTTCCTGCTGGGCGCGGGGGGCAGTCTGCTGTCGGTGCGCATGCGCCGGGTGCAGGCCCTGGCGGAGCGGCGCGGGGTGGACCTGGCCAACATGCAGGCCCTTAACGAACACATCGTGCAGCACATGGAGCCGGGGGTGATCGTGGTGGATGACGAAGGGGTCATCCGGCTGCTGAACCACTCGGCCATGGGCTGGCTGGCCACCGGCCGCGGCTCCGCCCTGGAGCATGTGGCCCCGGACCTCCACCGGGCCGTCGAGCGCTGGCGGCAGGGGGCCAGGGGGGATGACCCGGTGGTCCCCGTGCCGGGTTCGGGGGCCGATGTGCGGGTCAGCATCTCGCCGCTGGGGCGCGATGCGGGCGGTGCACTCCTGCTGCTGCTGGAGGACGAGGGTGGGCTGCGGGCGCGGGTGCAGCAGGCGAAGCTGGCCGCGCTGGGGCGGCTTACCGCCAGTATCGCCCACGAGATCCGCAACCCGCTCAGCGCCATCCTGCACGCCGAACAACTGCTCACCGAGTCCGCCGACCTGGACGAGGACGACCGCCGCCTGCTGGATATCATCCGGCGCCACGGCCGGCGGCTGAACAGCATTGTCGAGGACGTCCAGCAACTCTCCCGCCGCGGGCACAGCCGCCGGGAGGCGGTTTCACTGGGGCCCTTCCTGGAAGACTTCCGGCAACGCTGGCAGGAGCAGAACGGGCAGGCCTCTGTGCGGATTGACTGCCGTGTTTCCCCGGCCGCGCCGCTGGTGCTGTTTGACCCCAATCACCTCCACCAGGTGCTCACCAACCTGGTGGAGAATGCCGCGCGCCACGCCCGCGCCGGGCGCGATACCGTGGCGGTCACGCTGACGGGGCGGTCCTCCGGGGACGGCGGAGTGCAGTTGGACGTGGGCGACGACGGCCCGGGCGTGCCCAGCGAGGCTGCCGGCAGCCTGTTCGAGCCCTTCTTCACCACCGAGTCGTCCGGTTCCGGCCTGGGGCTGTTCATATGCCGCGAACTGTGCGAGAGCAACCGCGCCCGCCTGCAGTTGCTGAACCCCGGTGAACCTGGCGCCCTTTTCCGCATTACCTTGCAGGCGGCACCGCCGGAGAAACGGGCCGGGTGGCAGGAGCCGGCCGCCAGCCTTAGCGCAGGTGAGGACGGGCCAATTCCGGCAACTCGCCGCTGA